Proteins from one Mus pahari chromosome 18, PAHARI_EIJ_v1.1, whole genome shotgun sequence genomic window:
- the Dpy30 gene encoding protein dpy-30 homolog: MESEQMLEGQTQVAENPHSEYGLTDSVERIVENEKINAEKSSKQKVDLQSLPTRAYLDQTVVPILLQGLAVLAKERPPNPIEFLASYLLKNKAQFEDRN, encoded by the exons ATGGAGTCGGAGCAGATGCTGGAGGGACAGACCCAG gtTGCAGAAAACCCTCACTCTGAGTACGGGCTCACAGACAGCGTTGAG AGAATAGTCGAAAATGAGAAGATTAATGCAGAAAAGTCATCGAAACAGAAGGTGGATCTACAGTCCTTGCCCACCCGTGCCTACCTGGACCAGACAGTTGTGCCTATCTTATTACAGGGACTTGCTGTGCTCGCAAAGGAAAG ACCACCAAATCCCATCGAGTTCCTAGcatcttatcttttaaaaaacaaggcaCAGTTTGAAGATCGAAATTGA